The Podospora pseudocomata strain CBS 415.72m chromosome 1 map unlocalized CBS415.72m_1, whole genome shotgun sequence genome has a segment encoding these proteins:
- a CDS encoding uncharacterized protein (EggNog:ENOG503NXB6; COG:S; MEROPS:MER0308297) has protein sequence MPSSTRPPARPSRPSHRSTLSLQKTEITIHVYDLLPPGKLSNTLWALGTSLLHSGVVLNNKEYAYGGHDRPGLTGVYWTKPLTLPPGGTFRTEILHGFTLATEAEIDSIIRRASEEFLGTSYNLLTKNCNHFTSYLCEKLTGRPGPGWLNRAASIGVALPCVVPREWIEAPDFETHNRGGGGGGLLEGEESGDEYYGEGSRMLRGSDEVPRLVGQEGRREEEEHGITVTKGKGKARDEEGRVLPRAERAPTS, from the coding sequence atgccatcctcaacccgCCCCCCAGCCcgcccctcccgcccctcccaccgctccaccctctccctccaaaaAACCGAAATCACCATCCACGTCTACGACCTCTTACCCCCGGGAAAactctccaacaccctctGGGCCCTGGgaacctccctcctccactcaGGCGtcgtcctcaacaacaaagaaTACGCCTACGGCGGTCACGACCGCCCCGGCCTCACAGGCGTCTACTGGACCAAACCCCTCACCCTGCCCCCCGGGGGAACCTTTCGCACTGAGATCCTCCACGGGTTCACCCTGGCCACCGAAGCCGAGATTGACTCCATCATCCGGAGGGCGTCGGAGGAGTTTTTGGGCACGTCGTATAATTTGCTGACCAAGAATTGCAACCATTTCACGAGTTATTTGTGCGAGAAGTTGACGGGgaggccggggccggggTGGTTGAACAGGGCGGCGAGTATTGGGGTTGCGCTGCCTTGTGTTGTGCCGAGGGAGTGGATTGAGGCGCCGGATTTTGAGACGCATAatagaggtggtggtggggggggtttgttggagggggaggagagtgggGATGAGTActatggggaggggagtaggatgctgagggggagtgatgaggtgcctaggttggttgggcaggaggggaggagggaggaggaggaacacgGGATTACGGTTaccaaggggaaggggaaggcgagggatgaggaggggagggttttgCCTAGGGCGGAGAGGGCTCCTACTTCTTGA